A window of Lytechinus variegatus isolate NC3 chromosome 15, Lvar_3.0, whole genome shotgun sequence contains these coding sequences:
- the LOC121428607 gene encoding elongation of very long chain fatty acids protein 6-like, giving the protein MLTNSTGLEALTLPWEIETLFDPLPWQLWMRREGMVLWIVCTGCYLTMIFRGAKVMETREKLNLRTPLIVWNSLLSVFSMISAWRLTIAASNLVSTEEMWNSLVCGPNYYKRGGLSAFWLLLFAFSKVAEYGDTVFIVLRKSKLILLHWLHHILTFLVGFHTFAYSNPTLFISALMNVYVHSLMYSYYVLRILGVQVPKKLSMILTTIQIIQLIIGTYVQFYAAWIFFLGGHPCELDLFGVVVGSFGYGFICLLFIDFFVKSYIVKGTRQERSPPKTESRKDR; this is encoded by the coding sequence ATGCTCACCAACTCTACAGGGCTTGAGGCCCTCACATTACCATGGGAAATAGAGACGCTCTTTGAcccattaccatggcaactgtGGATGCGGCGGGAAGGGATGGTTTTGTGGATCGTCTGCACTGGATGCTACCTTACCATGATTTTCCGTGGCGCCAAAGTTATGGAGACGCGCGAAAAGCTCAACCTGCGAACGCCATTGATAGTTTGGAACTCACTCTTGTCAGTATTCAGCATGATTTCAGCTTGGCGGCTTACAATTGCTGCATCGAATCTAGTGTCAACGGAGGAGATGTGGAATTCACTGGTCTGTGGTCCGAACTACTACAAACGCGGAGGTCTTTCAGCATTCTGGCTGTTGCTTTTCGCCTTCAGCAAAGTGGCGGAGTACGGCGACACTGTCTTCATAGTCCTCAGGAAATCAAAACTCATACTTCTCCACTGGTTGCACCACATCCTTACATTTCTAGTCGGCTTTCATACCTTCGCCTACAGCAACCCCACTCTCTTCATCTCAGCTCTGATGAACGTCTATGTGCACTCGCTCATGTACTCCTACTATGTCCTTCGGATTCTTGGTGTCCAAGTGCCAAAGAAGCTCTCCATGATCCTGACAACCATTCAAATCATCCAACTCATTATTGGAACCTATGTCCAGTTCTACGCAGCGTGGATCTTTTTCCTTGGAGGACATCCTTGCGAGTTGGACCTGTTTGGAGTGGTAGTTGGTTCTTTCGGGTATGGCTTCATTTGCCTGCTTTTTATTGACTTCTTTGTGAAGTCGTATATCGTGAAAGGAACTCGACAAGAGCGATCTCCACCTAAAACCGAATCACGTAAAGATCGGTAA